In Oryza brachyantha chromosome 1, ObraRS2, whole genome shotgun sequence, the following are encoded in one genomic region:
- the LOC102719909 gene encoding serine carboxypeptidase-like 27 gives MAHEVAAALVLLVLSVSVAAAALGDQESDRIRELPGQPAKVSFSQYSGYVTVNQAHGRALFYWLVEAVPAAGPIAPLVLWLNGGPGCSSVGYGASEEVGPFRIRPDGKTLFLNPNSWNKAANLLFLESPAGVGFSYTNKTLDLYVAGDVRTALDTYAFLVNWLERFPQYKYREFYIAGESYAGHYVPQLAQLIYEQNKGIQNPTINLKGFLVGNAVTDDYHDYLGTFEYWWTHGLISDNTYHNLKTTCLLESSEHPSPECAKNLNIASTEEGNIDPYSLYTKPCNNTASLKLGLGGRYPWLSRAYDPCTERYSNIYYNRPEVQIAMHANTTGIQYPWKTCSDIVGSYWADSPKSMLPIYQELIAAGIRIWVFSGDTDAVVPVTATRYSIDALKLPTLVNWYPWYDHGKVGGWSQVYKGLTLVTVTGAGHEVPLHRPREALILFRHFLQNIPMPTQ, from the exons ATGGCTCACGAGGTCGCAGCGGCCTTGGTGCTGCTAGTGCTGTCAGTGTCAGTGGCGGCCGCGGCATTGGGGGACCAGGAGAGTGACCGGATCCGGGAGCTCCCCGGCCAGCCGGCCAAGGTGAGTTTCTCGCAGTACTCCGGCTACGTCACGGTCAACCAGGCGCACGGCCGCGCGCTCTTCTACTggctggtggaggcggtgccGGCCGCCGGGCCCATCGCGCCGCTCGTCCTGTGGCTCAACGGCGGACCGGGGTGCTCGTCGGTCGGGTACGGCGCGTCGGAGGAGGTCGGCCCGTTCCGGATCAGGCCGGACGGGAAGACGCTGTTTCTGAACCCCAATTCTTGGAACAAGG CTGCCAATTTGCTGTTCTTGGagtcgccggccggcgtggGTTTCTCGTACACGAACAAGACGTTGGATCTGTACGTCGCAGGAGATGTGAGGACAG CATTGGACACTTATGCTTTTCTGGTGAACTGGTTGGAGAGATTCCCGCAATACAAGTACAGGGAGTTCTACATTGCTGGAGAGAGCTATGCAG GGCACTACGTTCCTCAGTTAGCCCAGCTCATCTATGAACAGAACAAGGGCATTCAGAATCCAACAATTAATCTTAAAGGATTCTTG GTGGGAAATGCGGTTACTGATGACTACCACGACTATCTTGGTACCTTTGAGTATTGGTGGACTCATGGTCTGATCTCTGACAACACTTATCACAACCTGAAGACGACATGTTTGCTTGAGTCCTCGGAGCACCCTTCTCCTGAGTGTGCCAAGAACCTGAACATAGCCAGTACAGAAGAAGGCAATATCGATCCTTATAGCCTGTATACAAAGCCCTGCAATAATACAGCCTCTCTCAAACTTGGCCTAGGAGGACGCTAT CCTTGGTTATCCAGAGCATATGATCCTTGCACAGAAAGATACTCAAATATTTACTACAATCGGCCAGAAGTGCAGATAGCGATGCATGCTAATACCACTGGGATTCAATACCCATGGAAAACTTGCAG CGATATTGTTGGATCCTACTGGGCAGATTCCCCTAAATCTATGCTTCCTATCTACCAAGAGTTAATTGCAGCTGGTATCAGGATATGGGTTTTCAG TGGGGATACAGACGCTGTAGTTCCTGTTACTGCAACAAGGTACTCAATAGATGCCCTTAAGCTTCCAACTCTGGTCAATTGGTACCCTTGGTATGACCACGGAAAG GTTGGAGGTTGGAGTCAAGTTTACAAAGGATTAACTCTCGTTACTGTAACAGGCGCAGGACATGAGGTACCACTACACCGGCCTCGAGAAGCACTTATATTGTTCAGACACTTCTTGCAGAATATACCAATGCCAACTCAATAA
- the LOC102720190 gene encoding coatomer subunit delta-3 produces MVVLAASIISKSGKALVSRQFVDMSRIRIEGLLAAFPKLVGSGKQHTYVETENVRYVYQPIESLYLLLITNKQSNILEDLDTLRLLSKLVPEYAPSLDEDGVSKAAFELLFAFIEAISLGNKENVTVAQVKQYCEMESNEEKLHKLVMQSKINETKDIMRRRVTEIEKSKTDRGKPDKGGFGPLRTPNSFSDIGIRGGGPGGDPIFGDIDSFTHKAKGRPSAPAPASASASASTKVPGGMKLSKAQKTNQFLESLKAEGEVILEDTQPSAIQSRSSYIPPNDPITVTVEEKLNVTVKRDGGVSNFDIQGTLALQILNDTDGFVQLQIENQDLPGLSFKTHPNINKELFNSQQIVGAKDPNRPFPSGQNETPLVKWRIQELDESSLPLAVNCWPSVSGNDTYVNIEYEASEMFDLHNVVISIPLPALREAPGVRQIDGEWKYDSRNSVLEWSIILVDQSNRSGSLEFTVPAADPSSFFPIAIGFSASNTFSGLKVTAIRALREGSPPKFSQRNRLVTGNYQVV; encoded by the exons ATG gtggTTCTTGCAGCGTCTATTATATCAAAGTCTGGAAAAg CACTTGTGTCAAGACAATTTGTTGACATGTCTCGGATAAGGATTGAGGGACTGCTTGCAGCATTTCCGAAGTTGGTTGGAAGTGGAAAGCAACATACGTATGTTGAGACTGAAAATGTTCGTTATGTCTATCAACCAATTGAATCACTATATCTTCTTCTCATCACAAATAAGCAGAGTAACATTCTTGAAGATCTGGATACTCTAAGGCTACTCTCCAAGCTT GTACCTGAATATGCGCCCTCCTTGGATGAGGATGGTGTCTCTAAGGCAGCATTTGAACTTCTGTTTGCCTTTATTGAGGCCATTTCTCttggaaacaaagaaaatgtaaCTGTTGCACAAGTTAAACaatattgtgaaatggagAGCAACGAAGAAAAGCTTCACAAGCTGGTTATgcaaagcaaaataaatgaaactaAGGATATCATGAGGAGAAGAGTTACTGAGATTGAGAAAAGCAAG ACTGATAGAGGGAAGCCTGACAAGGGAGGGTTTGGACCCTTGAGAACTCCAAACAGCTTCAGTGACATAGGCATTAGAGGTGGTGGTCCAGGTGGCGATCCTATATTTGGTGATATAGACTCCTTCACACACAAGGCCAAAG gccgcccatccgcccCTGctcctgcttctgcttctgcttctgcttcaaCTAAAGTTCCTGGTGGTATGAAATTAAGTAAAGCACAGAAGACAAATCAGTTCCTAGAGTCCTTGAAAGCTGAAGGAGAAGTCATTTTGGAGGACACTCAACCAAGTGCAATTCAATCAAGGTCATCATATATTCCGCCAAACGATCCTATCACAGTGACAGTTGAAGAGAAACTCAATGTCACCGTTAAAAGGGATGGGGGAGTCAGCAATTTTGATATTCAAGGAACCCTTGCTCTCCAAATTCTGAATGACACTGATGGTTTTGTTCAGTTACAG ATTGAGAACCAAGATTTACCTGGACTTAGCTTCAAGACACATCCTAATATCAACAAAGAGTTATTCAACAGTCAGCAAATTGTGGGGGCAAAAGATCCAAACAGACCTTTCCCCAGTGGTCAAAATGAAACACCGTTGGTGAAATGGAGAATCCAGGAGTTGGACGAGTCATCTCTTCCATTGGCAG TGAACTGTTGGCCTTCAGTGTCCGGAAATGATACCTATGTGAACATTGAATATGAAGCTTCGGAGATGTTTGATTTGCACAACGTTGTCATCTCTATCCCTCTCCCCGCACTTAGGGAGGCTCCAGGTGTTAGGCAAATAGACGGAGAATGGAA GTATGACTCAAGAAACTCAGTGTTGGAGTGGTCCATTATTCTTGTTGATCAATCAAACCGCAG TGGTTCTTTGGAGTTCACTGTCCCTGCAGCTGATCCATCATCATTCTTCCCGATAGCCATTGGATTTTCTGCATCAAATACATTTAGTGGTTTGAAG GTAACTGCCATCCGTGCGCTGAGGGAAGGTAGCCCACCAAAGTTTTCACAGAGGAATCGATTGGTTACTGGTAATTACCAAGTGGTTTGA
- the LOC102720651 gene encoding protein IQ-DOMAIN 1-like: protein MGKKGSWFSAVKKVFSSSDPDGREAKIEKADKSRSRRKWPFGKSKKSDPSTSTVSGPASIAPPPQPPPPAATHPIQPQPEEIKDVKAVETDSEQNKHAYSVALASAVAAEAAAVAAQAAAEVVRLTTVTTAMPKTPVSSKEELAAIKIQTAFRGYLARRALRALRGLVRLKSLVDGNAVKRQTAHTLHCTQTMTRVQTQIYSRRVKMEEEKQALQRQQQLKHQRELEKMKIDEDWDHSHQSKEQVEASLMMKQEAALRRERALAYAFSHQWKNSGRNVAPTFTDQGNPNWGWSWMERWMTSRPWESRMVSDKEPKDHYLTKNPSTSASRTYVPRAISIQRPATPNKSSRPPSRQSPSTPPSRAPSVTGKIRPASPRDSWLYKEDDLRSITSIRSERPRRQSTGGASVRDDASLTSTPALPSYMQSTESARAKSRYRSLLTDRFEVPERVPLVHSSIKKRLSFPVAEKPNGEPADKLMERGRRHSDPPRVDPASLNDVPVSGFSHMNIGACCR, encoded by the exons ATGGGTAAGAAAGGAAGCTGGTTTAGTGCTGTCAAAAAAGTCTTCAGCTCATCCGATCCAGATGGGAGAGAGGCTAAG ATTGAGAAGGCGGACAAGTCGAGATCCAGGAGGAAATGGCCCTTTGGAAAGTCTAAGAAGTCTGATCCTTCGACCTCAACAGTGTCGGGGCCTGCCTCTATAGCACCGCCCCCCCAGCCACCACCGCCAGCAGCAACACACCCTATCCAGCCGCAGCCTGAGGAGATCAAAGATGTCAAGGCCGTCGAAACTGACAGTGAACAGAACAAGCATGCCTACTCTGTTGCCCTGGCCTCTGCTGTTGCTGCAGAAGCTGCCGCTGTCGCTGCCCAGGCTGCTGCTGAGGTGGTCCGCCTCACAACAGTCACCACGGCCATGCCGAAAACGCCTGTTAGTTCAAAGGAAGAACTCGCGGCTATCAAGATTCAGACTGCTTTCAGGGGTTATCTG GCAAGAAGAGCACTGCGAGCGCTTAGAGGACTAGTTAGGTTGAAGTCACTGGTTGATGGAAATGCTGTCAAACGGCAAACCGCGCACACCTTGCATTGCACACAAACTATGACCAGAGTACAAACACAAATATACTCTAGAAGGGTGAAGATGGaggaagaaaaacaggctCTTCAAAGGCAGCAACAATTAAAGCATCAAAGGGAACTTGAGAAAATGAAG ATTGATGAAGATTGGGATCATAGCCATCAGTCCAAGGAGCAAGTCGAGGCCAGCCTAATGATGAAACAAGAAGCTGCGTTGAGGCGGGAAAGAGCTCTTGCCTATGCATTTTCTCACCAG TGGAAGAACTCCGGCCGAAATGTAGCACCTACCTTCACGGACCAAGGGAATCCTAACTGGGGCTGGAGCTGGATGGAACGCTGGATGACATCGAGGCCTTGGGAGAGCCGAATGGTGTCAGATAAGGAACCTAAGGATCATTATCTGACAAAGAATCCCAGCACTAGCGCTTCTCGTACTTATGTACCCCGTGCCATCTCAATCCAGAGACCTGCAACACCAAACAAGTCAAGCCGTCCACCAAGCCGACAATCACCATCAACTCCACCATCGAGGGCCCCCTCAGTTACTGGAAAGATCAGACCAGCAAGTCCACGTGATAGCTGGCTATATAAGGAGGATGACTTGAGGAGCATCACAAGCATACGCTCTGAACGCCCAAGGAGGCAGAGCACAGGTGGTGCCTCTGTTCGGGATGATGCTAGCCTAACAAGCACACCGGCTCTCCCCAGCTACATGCAGTCCACAGAATCTGCAAGGGCAAAGTCTCGGTACCGCAGTCTATTGACCGACAGGTTTGAGGTTCCTGAGAGAGTACCCCTGGTCCATTCTTCAATAAAGAAGCGCTTATCCTTCCCAGTTGCAGAGAAACCAAATGGTGAGCCTGCAGATAAGCTAATGGAAAGAGGGAGGCGCCATTCAGACCCTCCTAGAGTGGATCCTGCCTCACTGAATGATGTTCCGGTTTCAGGATTCAGTCATATGAACATCGGAGCTTGTTGTCGTTAG
- the LOC102706992 gene encoding interactor of constitutive active ROPs 2, chloroplastic-like isoform X3 — protein sequence MESQLSQLQDELKKAKEQLLSTEHSKRRALQEAEDARARAAAASAQVRDSEAQLAELSSAEETRLHELRRLSQERDRSWQSELEAMQKQHAADSAALVAAMSEVHRLRVQLAAAARADRKQDVVEAMATIDELRVKLKASEEAEAQARALHEECKQQLEASRATIDSLLTDGSKLMDSFSLVVKELEESRAKVKALEEEITETSAAKAGERCNCSASASASEVAELRSELESTEARHQEERILSTVETQCAYELMDQIKMESDLRHGKLAAALESAKSEVIFLKASLFDKDSELRRALDANKKLQSETTRAGSTDHELKAQLQGALQEIGQLKLELQQYTSGRASTKATDADAAAAAAEAAKKGEMEAELRRLRVQAEQWRKAAETAMALLTVGKGGSNGKVVDRSESLEGGGGGGKYAGLWDELDDDAAARKNGNVLRRISGMWKK from the coding sequence ATGGAGTCCCAGCTCTCTCAGCTGCAGGACGAGCTCAAGAAAGCCAAGGAACAGCTGCTCTCCACCGAACACTCCAAGCGCCGCGCCCTGCAGGAGGCCGAGGACGccagggcgcgggcggcggcggcgtccgcgcAGGTGCGCGACTCCGAGGCGCAGCTCGCCGAGCTCTCCTCCGCCGAGGAGACCCGCCTCCACGAGCTGCGCCGGCTGTCCCAGGAGCGCGATCGCTCGTGGCAGTCGGAGCTGGAGGCCATGCAGAAGCAGCACGccgcggactcggcggcgctCGTCGCGGCCATGAGCGAGGTGCACCGCCTCCGCGTGCAgctggccgccgcggcccgcGCCGACCGCAAGCAGGACGTGGTGGAGGCGATGGCCACCATCGACGAACTCAGGGTGAAGCTGAAGGCGAGCGAGGAAGCCGAGGCGCAGGCGCGCGCCCTGCACGAGGAGTGCAAGCAGCAGCTGGAGGCGAGCCGCGCCACCATCGATTCGCTGCTCACGGACGGCTCCAAGCTGATGGATTCCTTCAGCCTCGTGGTGAAGGAGCTCGAGGAGTCCCGAGCCAAGGTCAAGGCTCTCGAGGAGGAGATCACGgagacgtcggcggcgaaggccggcGAGCGTTGCAACTGTTCGGcatccgcctcggcctcggaGGTCGCTGAGCTGAGGTCGGAGTTGGAGTCCACGGAGGCCAGGCACCAAGAAGAGCGGATCCTAAGCACAGTGGAGACGCAGTGCGCCTACGAGCTCATGGACCAGATCAAAATGGAGTCCGACCTGCGACACGGCAagctcgccgcggcgctcgAGAGCGCCAAGTCCGAGGTCATCTTCCTCAAGGCGAGCCTCTTCGACAAGGACTCAGAGCTGCGGCGCGCCCTGGACGCGAACAAGAAGCTCCAATCCGAGACGACGAGAGCGGGCAGCACGGACCACGAGCTGAAAGCGCAGCTGCAGGGCGCGCTCCAGGAGATCGGGCAGCTGAAGCTCGAGCTGCAGCAGTACACCTCCGGGAGGGCCTCGACGAAGGCGACGGatgccgacgcggcggcggcggcggcggaggcggcgaagaAGGGGGAGATGGAGGCCGAGCTGAGGCGGCTGAGGGTGCAGGCCGAGCAGTGGAGGAAGGCCGCCGAGACCGCCATGGCGCTGCTCACGGTGGGCAAGGGCGGCAGCAACGGGAAGGTGGTGGACCGGAGCGAGTCGctcgaaggcggcggcggcggcggcaagtaCGCGGGCCTGTGGGAcgagctcgacgacgacgcggcggccagGAAGAACGGCAACGTGCTCAGGCGGATCAGCGGCATGTGGAAGAAGTGA
- the LOC102706992 gene encoding interactor of constitutive active ROPs 2, chloroplastic-like isoform X1: protein MLSLNKMHFLKLYSSSTSGRNGSLEHPTRTSPQGATKTGRPARGAGPDSAADRPSTKSPTGRSPKVERRMTMSAEREKRRPPTKLSEMESQLSQLQDELKKAKEQLLSTEHSKRRALQEAEDARARAAAASAQVRDSEAQLAELSSAEETRLHELRRLSQERDRSWQSELEAMQKQHAADSAALVAAMSEVHRLRVQLAAAARADRKQDVVEAMATIDELRVKLKASEEAEAQARALHEECKQQLEASRATIDSLLTDGSKLMDSFSLVVKELEESRAKVKALEEEITETSAAKAGERCNCSASASASEVAELRSELESTEARHQEERILSTVETQCAYELMDQIKMESDLRHGKLAAALESAKSEVIFLKASLFDKDSELRRALDANKKLQSETTRAGSTDHELKAQLQGALQEIGQLKLELQQYTSGRASTKATDADAAAAAAEAAKKGEMEAELRRLRVQAEQWRKAAETAMALLTVGKGGSNGKVVDRSESLEGGGGGGKYAGLWDELDDDAAARKNGNVLRRISGMWKK, encoded by the exons ATGCTATCTCTGAACAAAATGCATTTTCTCAAGCTGTATTCCAGCAGTACGAGCGGGAG GAATGGCTCCTTGGAACACCCTACCCGGACGTCTCCCCAGGGAGCCACCAAGacgggccggccggcgagggggGCCGGGCcggactccgccgccgacAGGCCGTCGACCAAGTCGCCCACCGGGAGGAGCCCCAAGGTGGAACGCCGCATGACGATGAGCGCGGAGAGAGAG AAAAGGAGGCCACCGACGAAGCTATCGGAGATGGAGTCCCAGCTCTCTCAGCTGCAGGACGAGCTCAAGAAAGCCAAGGAACAGCTGCTCTCCACCGAACACTCCAAGCGCCGCGCCCTGCAGGAGGCCGAGGACGccagggcgcgggcggcggcggcgtccgcgcAGGTGCGCGACTCCGAGGCGCAGCTCGCCGAGCTCTCCTCCGCCGAGGAGACCCGCCTCCACGAGCTGCGCCGGCTGTCCCAGGAGCGCGATCGCTCGTGGCAGTCGGAGCTGGAGGCCATGCAGAAGCAGCACGccgcggactcggcggcgctCGTCGCGGCCATGAGCGAGGTGCACCGCCTCCGCGTGCAgctggccgccgcggcccgcGCCGACCGCAAGCAGGACGTGGTGGAGGCGATGGCCACCATCGACGAACTCAGGGTGAAGCTGAAGGCGAGCGAGGAAGCCGAGGCGCAGGCGCGCGCCCTGCACGAGGAGTGCAAGCAGCAGCTGGAGGCGAGCCGCGCCACCATCGATTCGCTGCTCACGGACGGCTCCAAGCTGATGGATTCCTTCAGCCTCGTGGTGAAGGAGCTCGAGGAGTCCCGAGCCAAGGTCAAGGCTCTCGAGGAGGAGATCACGgagacgtcggcggcgaaggccggcGAGCGTTGCAACTGTTCGGcatccgcctcggcctcggaGGTCGCTGAGCTGAGGTCGGAGTTGGAGTCCACGGAGGCCAGGCACCAAGAAGAGCGGATCCTAAGCACAGTGGAGACGCAGTGCGCCTACGAGCTCATGGACCAGATCAAAATGGAGTCCGACCTGCGACACGGCAagctcgccgcggcgctcgAGAGCGCCAAGTCCGAGGTCATCTTCCTCAAGGCGAGCCTCTTCGACAAGGACTCAGAGCTGCGGCGCGCCCTGGACGCGAACAAGAAGCTCCAATCCGAGACGACGAGAGCGGGCAGCACGGACCACGAGCTGAAAGCGCAGCTGCAGGGCGCGCTCCAGGAGATCGGGCAGCTGAAGCTCGAGCTGCAGCAGTACACCTCCGGGAGGGCCTCGACGAAGGCGACGGatgccgacgcggcggcggcggcggcggaggcggcgaagaAGGGGGAGATGGAGGCCGAGCTGAGGCGGCTGAGGGTGCAGGCCGAGCAGTGGAGGAAGGCCGCCGAGACCGCCATGGCGCTGCTCACGGTGGGCAAGGGCGGCAGCAACGGGAAGGTGGTGGACCGGAGCGAGTCGctcgaaggcggcggcggcggcggcaagtaCGCGGGCCTGTGGGAcgagctcgacgacgacgcggcggccagGAAGAACGGCAACGTGCTCAGGCGGATCAGCGGCATGTGGAAGAAGTGA
- the LOC102706992 gene encoding interactor of constitutive active ROPs 2, chloroplastic-like isoform X2 — translation MQTAKIRNGSLEHPTRTSPQGATKTGRPARGAGPDSAADRPSTKSPTGRSPKVERRMTMSAEREKRRPPTKLSEMESQLSQLQDELKKAKEQLLSTEHSKRRALQEAEDARARAAAASAQVRDSEAQLAELSSAEETRLHELRRLSQERDRSWQSELEAMQKQHAADSAALVAAMSEVHRLRVQLAAAARADRKQDVVEAMATIDELRVKLKASEEAEAQARALHEECKQQLEASRATIDSLLTDGSKLMDSFSLVVKELEESRAKVKALEEEITETSAAKAGERCNCSASASASEVAELRSELESTEARHQEERILSTVETQCAYELMDQIKMESDLRHGKLAAALESAKSEVIFLKASLFDKDSELRRALDANKKLQSETTRAGSTDHELKAQLQGALQEIGQLKLELQQYTSGRASTKATDADAAAAAAEAAKKGEMEAELRRLRVQAEQWRKAAETAMALLTVGKGGSNGKVVDRSESLEGGGGGGKYAGLWDELDDDAAARKNGNVLRRISGMWKK, via the exons ATGCAGACAGCCAAGATAAG GAATGGCTCCTTGGAACACCCTACCCGGACGTCTCCCCAGGGAGCCACCAAGacgggccggccggcgagggggGCCGGGCcggactccgccgccgacAGGCCGTCGACCAAGTCGCCCACCGGGAGGAGCCCCAAGGTGGAACGCCGCATGACGATGAGCGCGGAGAGAGAG AAAAGGAGGCCACCGACGAAGCTATCGGAGATGGAGTCCCAGCTCTCTCAGCTGCAGGACGAGCTCAAGAAAGCCAAGGAACAGCTGCTCTCCACCGAACACTCCAAGCGCCGCGCCCTGCAGGAGGCCGAGGACGccagggcgcgggcggcggcggcgtccgcgcAGGTGCGCGACTCCGAGGCGCAGCTCGCCGAGCTCTCCTCCGCCGAGGAGACCCGCCTCCACGAGCTGCGCCGGCTGTCCCAGGAGCGCGATCGCTCGTGGCAGTCGGAGCTGGAGGCCATGCAGAAGCAGCACGccgcggactcggcggcgctCGTCGCGGCCATGAGCGAGGTGCACCGCCTCCGCGTGCAgctggccgccgcggcccgcGCCGACCGCAAGCAGGACGTGGTGGAGGCGATGGCCACCATCGACGAACTCAGGGTGAAGCTGAAGGCGAGCGAGGAAGCCGAGGCGCAGGCGCGCGCCCTGCACGAGGAGTGCAAGCAGCAGCTGGAGGCGAGCCGCGCCACCATCGATTCGCTGCTCACGGACGGCTCCAAGCTGATGGATTCCTTCAGCCTCGTGGTGAAGGAGCTCGAGGAGTCCCGAGCCAAGGTCAAGGCTCTCGAGGAGGAGATCACGgagacgtcggcggcgaaggccggcGAGCGTTGCAACTGTTCGGcatccgcctcggcctcggaGGTCGCTGAGCTGAGGTCGGAGTTGGAGTCCACGGAGGCCAGGCACCAAGAAGAGCGGATCCTAAGCACAGTGGAGACGCAGTGCGCCTACGAGCTCATGGACCAGATCAAAATGGAGTCCGACCTGCGACACGGCAagctcgccgcggcgctcgAGAGCGCCAAGTCCGAGGTCATCTTCCTCAAGGCGAGCCTCTTCGACAAGGACTCAGAGCTGCGGCGCGCCCTGGACGCGAACAAGAAGCTCCAATCCGAGACGACGAGAGCGGGCAGCACGGACCACGAGCTGAAAGCGCAGCTGCAGGGCGCGCTCCAGGAGATCGGGCAGCTGAAGCTCGAGCTGCAGCAGTACACCTCCGGGAGGGCCTCGACGAAGGCGACGGatgccgacgcggcggcggcggcggcggaggcggcgaagaAGGGGGAGATGGAGGCCGAGCTGAGGCGGCTGAGGGTGCAGGCCGAGCAGTGGAGGAAGGCCGCCGAGACCGCCATGGCGCTGCTCACGGTGGGCAAGGGCGGCAGCAACGGGAAGGTGGTGGACCGGAGCGAGTCGctcgaaggcggcggcggcggcggcaagtaCGCGGGCCTGTGGGAcgagctcgacgacgacgcggcggccagGAAGAACGGCAACGTGCTCAGGCGGATCAGCGGCATGTGGAAGAAGTGA